The following proteins are co-located in the Pseudomonas sp. DY-1 genome:
- a CDS encoding PolC-type DNA polymerase III: MNGFPWFSRRTPLAPDMAARRDRLPDPQALDARPLRQQRFVVLDLETSGLNMSRDLVLSIGAVSIDDGAIDLGNQFECTLQRETGKLNASVLIHGIAPSELAAGVEPAEALLGFMEFLGDSPLLAFHATFDQRMLSRALKQDLDHRLRHCFLDIAELAPMLCPESGIRNGGLDQWVEYFGLQVQQRHNASADALVTAEIALILFSRARRQGLETPAALASALARWQRRQHVPAL, from the coding sequence ATGAATGGTTTCCCCTGGTTCTCCCGCCGCACGCCACTGGCCCCGGACATGGCAGCCCGTCGCGACCGCCTGCCTGACCCGCAGGCACTGGACGCACGTCCCCTGCGCCAGCAGCGCTTCGTGGTCCTCGACCTGGAAACCAGCGGCCTGAACATGAGCCGGGATCTGGTGCTGTCCATAGGTGCGGTGAGCATCGACGACGGCGCCATCGACCTGGGCAATCAGTTCGAGTGCACCCTGCAACGCGAAACCGGCAAGCTGAACGCCAGCGTGCTGATCCATGGCATCGCGCCGAGCGAACTGGCAGCCGGTGTGGAGCCAGCCGAGGCTCTGCTGGGATTCATGGAGTTCCTCGGTGACAGTCCACTGCTGGCGTTCCACGCCACCTTCGATCAGCGCATGTTGAGCCGCGCCCTCAAGCAGGACCTCGACCACCGGCTGCGCCACTGCTTTCTCGACATTGCCGAACTGGCGCCCATGCTCTGCCCCGAGTCGGGAATCCGCAACGGCGGCCTGGACCAGTGGGTGGAGTACTTCGGCCTGCAAGTGCAGCAACGCCACAACGCCAGCGCCGATGCCCTGGTGACCGCCGAGATCGCCCTGATCCTCTTCAGCCGCGCTCGCCGCCAAGGCCTTGAAACCCCGGCAGCCCTGGCCTCCGCCCTCGCTCGCTGGCAACGCCGGCAGCACGTCCCCGCACTCTGA